The Halobaculum magnesiiphilum genome contains the following window.
TTCCCCGGCGAGGAGCCGTACACCCGCGGCGTCTACCCGACGATGCACCGCGGGCGCTTGTGGACGATGCGCCAGTACGCCGGGATGGGCACCGCCGCGGAGACGAACGAGCGCTTCCAGTACCTCATCGACCAGGGCTCCTCGGGGCTGTCGATGGCGTTCGACCTGCCCACCCAGATGGGTTACGACTCCGACGCCGCGATGGCCGCCGGCGAGGTCGGGAAGTCCGGCGTCGCCATCGACTCGCTGGAGGACTTCGAGCGCGTGTTCGACGACATCCCGCTGGATGAGGTGTCCACGTCGATGACGATCAACGCGCCCGCCTCGATCCTGCTGGCGATGTACGTCGCCGTCGGCGACCGCCAGGGCGTCGACCGCGCGGAGCTGCGCGGCACCATCCAGAACGACATCATGAAGGAGTACATCGCGCGAAACCTCTACATCTACCCGCCGGAGCCGTCGATGCGGCTCATCACGGACATCTTCGAGTTCTGCGCGAACGAGACCCCCAAGTTCAACACCATCTCCATCTCGGGGTACCACATCCGCGAGGCCGGTTCCACCGCCGCCCAGGAGATCGCGTTCACCCTCGGCAACGGCATCGAGTACGTGCAGGCGGCCGTCGACGCCGGCCTCGACGTGGACGAGTTCGCGCCACAGCTGTCGTTCTTCTTCAACGCCCACAACAACATCCTCGAGGAGGTGGCGAAGTTCCGCGCGGCCCGCCGGATGTGGGCGAAGATCATGGAGGAGCGATTCGGCGCGGAGAACCCCAAGTCGAAGCAGCTGAAGTTCCACACCCAGACCGCCGGGTCGACGCTCACCGCCCAGCAGATCGAGAACAACGTCGTCCGCGTCGGCTACCAGGCGCTCGCGGCCGTCCTCGGCGGCACCCAGAGCCTCCACACCAACGGGAAGGACGAGGCGCTGTCGCTGCCGACCGAGCAGTCGGTCCGGACGGCGCTTCGCACCCAGCAGATCCTCGCCCACGAGTCGGGCGCCGCCGACACGATCGACCCGCTGGCGGGCAGCTACTACGTCGAGGACCTCACCGACGGCATCGAGGAGGAGGCCTTCGAGATACTCGAGGAGGTCGACCGCCGCGGGGGGATGCTCGACGCCGTGAAGAGCCAGTGGGTCCAGCGCCAGATCCAGGACACCGCCTTCGAGCGCCAGCGCGAGATCGAGGAGGGCGAGCGGGTCATCGTCGGCGTCAACGAGTACGAGGTCGAGGAGGAGGACGCCCACGTCGACCTCGAGGAGGTGTCCGAGGAGGAGGAACAGGCGCAGATCGACCGGGTGAACGAGCTCCGCGACGACCGCGACGACGAAGCCGTCGAGGACGCGCTCGCGTCGCTGCGGGACGCCTGCCGCGGCGACGCGAACGTGATGCCCCACATCGTCGACGCGGTGAAGGCGTACGCGAC
Protein-coding sequences here:
- a CDS encoding acyl-CoA mutase large subunit family protein, which translates into the protein MFDPDDLESIREGKREWEEETLSPTLDRFGERKEEFTTDTGGQEVKRLYTPDDVSDLDYEEDVGFPGEEPYTRGVYPTMHRGRLWTMRQYAGMGTAAETNERFQYLIDQGSSGLSMAFDLPTQMGYDSDAAMAAGEVGKSGVAIDSLEDFERVFDDIPLDEVSTSMTINAPASILLAMYVAVGDRQGVDRAELRGTIQNDIMKEYIARNLYIYPPEPSMRLITDIFEFCANETPKFNTISISGYHIREAGSTAAQEIAFTLGNGIEYVQAAVDAGLDVDEFAPQLSFFFNAHNNILEEVAKFRAARRMWAKIMEERFGAENPKSKQLKFHTQTAGSTLTAQQIENNVVRVGYQALAAVLGGTQSLHTNGKDEALSLPTEQSVRTALRTQQILAHESGAADTIDPLAGSYYVEDLTDGIEEEAFEILEEVDRRGGMLDAVKSQWVQRQIQDTAFERQREIEEGERVIVGVNEYEVEEEDAHVDLEEVSEEEEQAQIDRVNELRDDRDDEAVEDALASLRDACRGDANVMPHIVDAVKAYATVGEIADVMREEFGEYKPGQ